The following is a genomic window from Pseudophryne corroboree isolate aPseCor3 chromosome 3, aPseCor3.hap2, whole genome shotgun sequence.
cgtaaaaacaaggaacgacaagcactgaactgatcgcactggaagagtaagtctcgagccactcagaaactgcacagagaattattttcgcaatattgcgaatctttcgttcgcaattttgctaagctaagattcactcccagtaggcggcggcttagcgtgtgcaaagctgctaaaagcagcttgcgatcgaacaactcggaattagggcctctGAGTGCGCCGTGCGGTCTCTGCATGGATATATTATCATTTATTTTGACTGGCACCAGAGCAAGCTGCAAGTTTATATCTGCCGAGTGTCAGACAAACAATCTAgaagtataaatataaataatactaATAGTTTATAATAATaatcaaaaaagaaataaaataaataaatatatacacacacacacacacacacacacacacacacacacacacacacacacacacacacacacacacacacacatataaacaggTACCTGTAAAAAAGGGTGACAAAACCTATGTACATAAATTTGTTTGCAGCCTGCATTTATTCTTTAGGCCTGTGGTACTTTGTTATTTAGTTGATTTTGGCGTGCTACTATAAGCCCACCTTAGGATGCACATAATGGAGGAGACCCTGTTCATATCCTGGCTGGTGCAAGGGTTGATCATGCTGCTGGCTGGGACCGGGGAGGACGGAGCTggcggagggggagagccgcagtgATCATGCTGCTGGCTGGGaacggggaggagggagccggcggaggggGAGAGCCGTGGTGATCATGCTGCTGGCTGGGACCGGGGAATACGGAGCCggcggagggggagagccgcagtgATCATGCTGCTGGCTGGGAacggggaggacggagccggcggagggggagagccgcagtgATCATGCTGCTGGCTGGGACCAGGGAGAACGGAGCCgccggagggggagagccgcatttACACTCCTGCTTCAGGGCCACTACTTCCACAGcaactcaccgccgggacccgccgccactTCCTCCAGtgccgcgtgtgggtgattggacagcggatccagcactggatccgctgtccaatcacaggtgcctcgccgacatgggggtggtgtccctgtcagcgaggcacttggataagtgccgctttccctatctttttaaatgggcttttacagcccagtgcttggccccgccccccgctctgtcatcgttcccattatctatgggaggcactgctatcagtgcctcccaaagtcatttaagGATAGAAAATTATTAAAATTTCATAAAGAaaatagttatgacacagaatatgtgtcataagtatcttctttgtattattttaatacttaatcacaggggaggcactgcctcccctgccgcccctgactgcacgtccctgggtgaTGGAGTCGCAGCACAGAATGTCtgcatgacatacacagcatctagtgcctgtgctgcggcccttgaagtcttctttcttcttaaaaagcttttattagggctgcctagcgcagccccacctgttagctgcctgtactgcaggcaccaacttacaaactgagctccagtgcctggaggcggggctatagaggaggcggtgcagtgcatcctgggaagtcaaagctttaggctgttggtgcctcgaattaagatccaactatacaccccgatgttattccctgtggaataccagtgtaccccgctgcaaaaatACCCCtgaaccccttcagtgccaagttttttaatttaaaaacagcCCCTGAAGGAGGTGTTTTTAAATTAAAGTGGGAGAGAGGGGGAAGGTGCATGGGGGTGACTGATGGGGCAGGGTGAGTTAAATCGCCTGACGATCGCGCCGCAGAGATCACCAGCCACAGCACTGATTCCCGCTCGCGATCAGCATAATGCATTTTACTGTTAAGCCCGCTGGCCAGTAGGAGTCCGGGGGgtgggctaaactccataatgaaGTATACTGATTCCCGGGCACCGTGCACGCTGCATGGCTGTCCCTGGGACATCAGTAAGTGTAGTATGTCTGGAAATATTCAGAGGTTCCCAGCGCTGTCATCGCTGGCAAGcctggaagatttccgggcatgccACTTAAGGGGTTAAGGGTCATACATATGATGCAATTCTGGCTATGAATGATTTTagcttaacgatttcccttgaagctcctgGAGTGCAGAACCaacgatattgactatacacagtacacactgaacgattttggCTATGAAACATTTTGGCTATGAACGATTTTGCCTATAAAGTGGACTGGAATTTCAGGGGGTAGGGTGGGACATCTGGAGGGGATAATAATTATCGTTGGCTTATATCGTTAGtaccatacacacacaaacaatatGCACTATCTAAGCCAAAACAGACTGagcatgcacagtctattttttccgggtggtcttctgtatgccgactgacgggatcccggcgcacagtataccggcgccgggatcccgacagccggcataccgacacttattctccctcgtgggggtccacgacccccctggaggaagaataaaatagtgtggcgcgcttagcgcgccaccgtgcccgtagcgtggcgagcgcagctagcccgcaaggggctcatttgcgctcgccacactgtcggtaagccggcggtcgggctcccggcgccggtatgctggttgccgggagcccgaccgccggcatttcgtAGTGAACCCATTTTTTCCAGCGATGACGAtatgcgggagtgcgcatcattcatcgttggttctatacacacagggggtaattccaagttgatcgcagcaggattttttttagcagttgggcaaaaccatgtgcactgcagggggggggggcagatataacatgtgcagatagagttagatttgggtgggttattttgtttctgtgcagagtaaatactggctgctttatttttacactgcaaattagattgcagattgaacacaccacacccaaatctaaaggggggtacacacggagagatctgtgcttaaaatctaagcaatctgactagattgcttagaaattaagcatacatatctcagtgtgtatgccataaagcgatagcgatgcgcagccccgcgcatcgctatcgctgattgtagattggcctgcatgcaggcaaaatCTAGTACAGTCGCTTAGCACATCGCTCGTGTGTACAGAATGAGCGACATGCTACAGCGATGTACGTCACTCTCCTCTGCCACTCCGTCCTCTGCCGGGTCCAACCTCCGCCTCCTGCCTCTCCTGGTCCCGCCTTCGTCTTCTTCCTCTGCTGGTCCCGCCTCCGTCTCCGTCtcctgcttcaccaccacagactagAGTCACACCAGCTACAGCCAGCCAGCGCAacgcacgtcagcagcagcagcagcaaaacggtAAGTGCCAACGGGTGCGCTGTGGGCAGCATAAACGGCATTGatgggtgccggggggggggggtgtttgcgtgCGGTGCGCTGAGCCCCTTGTTATCGACCgggctgtattaacagccgtgaggggacacacacacacacacacaccattttcatGCATGTATTTataggggggagtgtgtgtgtgtgacactgttattattaatatactgccggggggggggggggtgggggggtgtgacactgttattattaatgtactgccgtggtggggggggggggggggctgggtgtgacactgttattattaatatactaccagcgggggagggggggaggggcgggggggggcggGCACCGTTATTGATGTTAACTGGGCTGTATGTATTTACAGCCGGGGGGTGGGGTGACACCATTATTATTAATGTACTActagccggtgggggggggggagaccattattattgatgttaactgggcacttgtgtgggttgtattaacagccgtgtggggggggttcactacgatctgccggcgaccagcataccggcgccgggaggccggccgccggcttaccgacagtgtggcgagcgcaaatgagccccttgcgggctcgctgcgctcaccacgctacgggcacggtggcgcaccacactattttattctccctccaggggggtcgaataagtgtcggtatgccggctgtcgggctcccggcgccggtatgctggtcgccggcagatcgtagtgaaccccccccacacggctgttaatacaacccacacaagtgcccagttaacatcaataataatggtctcccccccccccccccccccccaccggctagtagtacattaataataatggtgtcaccccaccccccggctgtaaatacatacagcccagttaacatcaataacggtgcccccgcccctcccccccctcccccgctggtagtatattaataataacagtgtcacacccagcccccccccccccccccggcagtacattaataataacTGCCTCTTCCGGCGCGGCGCATGTGTGCGGTGGCTGGGTAGGAATTTCCCCTTCCCCCTCGTTCCTcccccggctccgtcctcccagccagtagcagcactcccccctgtctgtgctaacgtcctcccacaTCAGTgattgcataatattcattaatttctctctatttctctctctctatctctctcctcctgtggattacttcgtttgtcagtgtaattttaatttttacaggtgcccctattggattctactggacaagtggacgtgaccggcgtgggatgtaggtaagtaatctgtctctcattgttacaggtacccctattggattctactggacaagtggacgtgaccggcgtgggatgtaggtaagtatgtgtgagtgtgtaagtgtgtatttaataaatttttactttcacggtgtgtgtgttgtgtttttatttgggtattttttttgttgtagaactacaggtaccagcgggcccgttatttccccgcatgctggtacttgaggttctccaagtaccagcaagcgggggaggcttgctgggccttgtagttccacaacaaaaaacaatattctttttttttacatactcatggctatcagcccggcacccaccgcccaggggtgctggggacagcctcgggcttcacccctggcccttgggtgcctgaagggggggaccccttgatttaaggggtccccactcctccagggaaccccggccaggtgtgactagttgggggggtaatgccacggccgcagggacctacataaatgtgtcccccggctgtggcattatgtccctggctagtggagcccggtgctggttttaaaaatacgggggacccctacatcttttgtcccccgtatttttggaaccaggaccggactaagagcccggtgctggttgtctaaatacggggaacccctgtccaatttttcccccagtatttaaacaaccaggcccggctcaaagagcccgaggctggttatacttaggaggggggacctcacgcattttttttattttttaacccattcagacccttctccattaatggGGAATGTCCACTAAGTAATGtccactaatgggggggccattacgtgtaacaacgctactaatgggggggccattacgtgtaacaatgctactactaggggggtcattacgtataaggaagatactactacttggggggagcattatgtataggatgctactattacttggggggcattagatataacaataatactactacttggggggccttacgtataaggacactactactactgggggtgcactatgtataaggatgctactactacttgtggggcattacgtatatgatgaataagattgtgctacattgtggcgtaattttgaatgggggtactattgtgtggctatgccccttacttgtgagaccacaccccttttcccggtgcgcgccaaaggaatatgggagggcgcaaatttatagtttgcagggggggcgccgaacaccctagcaccggccctgggtggaggGCTGGgtaagttgatggtgggcgagtttgtaagccattggcggtggcagcgggcatcggcacaggggcagtagcgggcattggctcggcggcagtagggggtcatcggcaggattcggcgaacattatggctgtagtgcctcaccagccactgacctcgccaCACGCCACTGGAGtgtgggctgtattaacagccgggtggggggggggggttgttattaattatgtttttatgAGGCTGTCCTGTGTATCGAGCGATACATATATGGGGGAGTGTGATGCGGCTGGTGATAGCGGTCTAGGAGAAGATGGATGTATCCGTATGATTAGACAGGCTGCTTAATGTGCTTTGAAGCTGTATTAGCAggcggggggggggatagggggtgTTACTATATGTTTGTGGTGCTTAAGTGGCTTTACCTGGttgcaatgtgtgtataagcggctttacctggcgCAGCGTGTGTATAAGCACCATTTCCTGGCGCAACACGTGTATAAGCGGCATGGTTTTTTTAATGCGAGGGTCAACATATTTTATTAAAGTTTTTCCTTGCTTGTTATTTAAATAgtgttgttttatttttctcacaGCAATGGCTTCTTACATGGACCGGGAGTTCACAACTGGATTCATTGATGTGTATCGGGCCAGCGAATGTCTGTGGAAGGTCCGTAGCAAGGATTTTTCAAACAGACAGAAGAAGGATCAGGCCTACAGACAATTGGTGGAGTACAGCAAAGCCCATAACAGTGATGCTGATCTACTTTGGGCGAAGAAGAAGATAGCAAACTTGCGGACGGTGTTCAAGAAGGAACACACACGCGTGATCGAGTCTCAACGTTCAGGAGCCGGAACTGATGATGTTTACCAGCCGACGCTATGGTATTATGAACAGATGAAGTTCCTTTTGGAGAGAGAGGCGAAATTACATGGACAGGGTAGCCTGGATAAAGAGTCTCCTAAGACGCCAGAGGAAGAGGGGACCCTTAATCCGGTaagttaaaacactttaaaatgttcaactttatcattgtttaatcaacgccctaatgttttattttcttttttttttacaggaatctACCCCGGAGGTAATGAACACTTCCGCAACAGAGGCAACAGAACTGGAGCTCAGTGGTGAGGAGTCAGCACCATCTCGGTCGACAGCACCACCAAGGCGGAGACAAAAGAGTTCATCATTGAGTTCCGATTCTGCATCCTCCAGCACGGTTCAATTTATCCAACGGGCAGAGGAAATGCTTAATAGGCCACCAGACTTCTATCGTCAATTTTCAAACACGATAGAATCTCAGATACGTGTAATGCCCGAAACT
Proteins encoded in this region:
- the LOC135057225 gene encoding uncharacterized protein LOC135057225, with the translated sequence MASYMDREFTTGFIDVYRASECLWKVRSKDFSNRQKKDQAYRQLVEYSKAHNSDADLLWAKKKIANLRTVFKKEHTRVIESQRSGAGTDDVYQPTLWYYEQMKFLLEREAKLHGQGSLDKESPKTPEEEGTLNPESTPEVMNTSATEATELELSGEESAPSRSTAPPRRRQKSSSLSSDSASSSTVQFIQRAEEMLNRPPDFYRQFSNTIESQIRVMPETVFRTFRRIVFDVLRRAEDNDLSDDLDLMSNPVRRARNAPQSQYPYPQPYYYPPGNPPPQRSFFSPGPPPTPTLPTPPTSTLSTGLYSMLSTQLPPEDEATFFNY